Below is a window of Allomuricauda ruestringensis DSM 13258 DNA.
AAATAATCCAACTGATTAAAAACCTCCATATATTCTTGCTGCATTTTCAAAAACTCCTGATTTTCCAAGACCACCAAAAGCTGTCCTTTTTTTACTTTGTCACCGACTAACAGCGACGTCTGTTTCACAAAACCGCCCATAAAGGCCATTACGCTAGCTCGGTTTTCGGGGGGCACATCGATCATCCCAGAAGTCTCCACCATTTTTGGGAAGGTTCTTTTTTCCATTGTACTAATCATGAGGTCATTGGTGTCGAATTGTTCCTGAGTTACCTTTATTCCTGTTTCTTCTCCTTGTTCTTGGGAAGCGGATTCCTTGTTGTTTTTATTGCCACAGCCCATCAATAGAAGGAAAACAGCGGCGATTTGAATTATATTTTTCATGGTTAAAATGTTATTGTCAAGTAATTAATGGCGATTACCGTTTGATTGTATTGGTTCAGCACATCCAAATAGTTGAGTTGGATGTCGTATGCGTTTTCTAAACTTAGGATGTATTGGAAAAAGTCGATTTCCCCATTTTGAAAGTTTCCAGTGGCCGCTTTCAAAATTTGATCGGAAAGATGACCGCCTTCGTCCTCGTAATAAGAGAGTTCTTTGGTCTGCTGTTTCAATTGTCCCAGCAAGGTTTTATAGCGTTGGTTCATGGCAACAGTGATTTCGGTATTTTCCATCTCCGTGATCTTGGTCTGAATCTTGGACGATTTCAGCTTGCTGCTGTGCCCGAAGAAAAAGATGGGAACGCGAACCCCCAGTTGAATACCGTACAATGATGTTCCCAGACCACTGTTGGTCCCTTGGAAATACTCCAGGTTAAGGTCGGGCAGTAATCTATTTTCTTCCAGACTCTTTTGGGCATTGCTCAGCTCTTGGCGGTTATCTAAAAATGATGCTTCCGTTTCCAGCATACCTACGGCATTCAGTACCGAAAGCTTTTCGGGTTTTTCCACAGCGATGTTCAAGGTGTCTTCACTTTGCACCAAACTCACAATTTGATTATAAGTGGTGAGTAGTTGCTGCTTTATTTTGGAATAGGTGTTCATGATTTGCCTTTGTTTTGCCTGGGCCGTCACTTTTTCCAGATAATTGGTTTCTCCCAGTTCAAACCTCCTATCGGCTGCACTGGAAAATTTACCATAAATACTATCCAATGTACTATAAAGCTCTGCTTTTTGCTGCAAGGTCTGATACTCATAGTAAGCTATGCTCAGCGATTGGAACAATTGTTTCTTCTTTATTTCAAAGGATGATTTTTGAAGCTCATAATTCGATTTTTGAAGTCTGCTTTTTGCGCCATACACTGTAGGAAACTCAAACTGCTGTTGCGCACCAAAAACTTTGAGCGGTGCCCCGTTCAATGCTAGATTGTTTTCATCATATTGGTAGTAAATATCCGTTTTGTCGAACATAAAGGCAGTTCCCTTGAGGGTTTTCGCCTGGTCCACCATTAAGGATTCTGCTTGGATTCCCTTATTGTTTTCCAGGCAAAGTGCCATTAAATCTTCCAAATCCAATTTGGTTTGGGAAAATCCTGAAACTGAAATCAGTAGCAATATGACGGTCAATGTGTTCTTTTTCATCATTTTACGTTCTTTCCTTCTTTTTCTCATTCCACGGAATTTAATATTGTGTGAATACGCATATAAAACAGGTAATACCACCAAGGTCAGTATCGTTGCCGTTACCAATCCACCGATAACCACAGTGGCAAGCGGTCGTTGTACTTCGGCACCAGCATTGGTGGAAACCGCCATGGGCAAGAAACCTAAAGCTGCAGCTGAGGCGGTTAAAAGCACGGCGCGGAGCCTATCTTTGGTCCCCTGTTTGATGAGATCCTCCATAGAATTGAAATCACTGCCCTTCAGTTCCTTAAAATGTTCAATGAGCACAATGCCGTTCAGTACGGCGATACCAAAAAGGGCAATGAAACCGACCCCAGCAGAAATACTAAAAGGCATATCCCTTAACCAAAGTAATAGAACCCCTCCAACGGCAGATAACGGAATGGCCGAGAAAATAAGCAAGGCTTCCTTAACAGAGCCGAAAGCAAAATAGAGCATAATAAAGATGAGCAACAAAGCAATGGGCACGGCAATCATTAATCTGGCTTTTGCATTTTGAAGGTTCTCAAACTGTCCGCCATAGGTGATGGTGTAGCCTGGAGGTAATGTGATGTTTTCATTGACCAATAATTGTACATCATCCACCACAGATTGAAGGTCTCGATTCCTTACGTTGATACCGACAACAATTCTTCTTTTGGTATCATCTCTTGAGATTTTTGCAGCCCCTTTTTGATAAGTGATTTCGGCCAGTTCGCTCATAGGGATTTTACCGCCGTTAGGAATATCGACATAAAGGTTTTTTAGGTTCGAAATATCTTTACGGTTTTCGGAATCCAAACGAACGGCCAAATCAAACTGTCGCTCACCCTCGAATACACTGCCTACTACCTTGCCTGCAAAGCCCATGGAAATCATTTCGTTAAGGTCGGCGATATTGAGTCCGTGGCGTGCAATTTTGGCCCGGTCAAAGGAAACGTTCATTTGTGGAAGACCTTCCACTTTTTCCACCACGATATCAGATGCTCCCTCTACATTTTGAATAAGGTCTTTGATTTCGTTGGCCTTTTTGTTCAATGTTTCCAAGTTTTCACCAAAAATCTTGATAGCGATGTCCGCTCGTACCCCAGTTATCAATTCATTGAAACGCATTTCAATGGGCTGGGTAAACTCAAGCTCCATTCCTGGAATTACGGCAAGGGCCTCTTTGAACTTATCAGCCAACTCATCCTTGGTTTCAGCCGATACCCATTCATCTTTGGGTTTAAGGGAAATTATCACGTCACTTTCTTCCATGGACATGGGGTCCGTGGGTACTTCCGCAGCGCCTATACGACTTACTACCTGTTTGACCTCGGGAAATTGATCTATTAATATCTGTTCGATTTTTGTGGTAGTTTCTACAGTTTTAGACAAAGTGGTACCTGTTTTTAGCACGGGTTGAATCACAAAATCCCCTTCGTCCAAGGTGGGCACAAATTCACCTCCCATGGAGGAGAACAGCAAAATGGCTCCTACTAAAAGTGCTGCAGCTGCAGAAAGCACCAGTTTTTTACTTTTCAAGGCCCATTCGATGACCGGTTCGTATTGTTTATTGATCCAGTTGACCAAACGTGTGGAGATACTTTTTGCTGATTCCTTGGATGGCTTTAGGAACATAGCCGATGCAACGGGTACATAAGTAAAGCATAACAGAATAGCTCCCAATAAGGCAAAACTGAAGGTCAATGCCATTGGCTTGAACATTTTTCCCTCCACACCACTCAGTGAAAGGATAGGGATAAAGACAATCAAGATGATCAACTGCCCAAAAACGGCTGAATTCATCATCTTGGAAGCACCTTCCAAGGTTATTTTATCCTTAATTGTTTGTGTTTCATTCTTGCTCAATTGGGTAAGTTCTCCTTGCCTTTGGGTGATTTGGTAGGCGATATATTCCACTATGATCACAGCGCCATCTATAATAATTCCAAAATCGATAGCCCCAAGGCTCAACAAATTGGCATCCACACCAAAAACATTCATCAGGGTAAGTGCAAACAACAAACAGAGTGGTATTACCGATGCCACTACAAGACCCGAACGCCAGTTGCCCAAGAGCAAGACCACTACAAAAATGACAATCAAACAACCCAAGACCAAGTTTTCGGTCACCGTGAAGGTTGTCCGCCCAATGAGTTCACTACGGTCCAAAAACGGATTAATGTAAACGCCTTCGGGCAAGGATTTGGAAATGGCCGCAACTCGTTCCTTAACGGCTTCGATTACTCGTTTGGAATCGGCATCCTTGAGCATCATAATTTGCCCAAGGACTTTTTCACCCTCACCGTTGCCGGTTATCGCACCAAAGCGTGGTGCACTGCCAAAACCAACTTTCGCCACATCCTTAATATAAATAGGGATGCTGTTTCGGGTCGTTACCACTATATTTTCAATATCCTTTAGGCTGCTTACCAAACCTTCACCACGAATAAAATAGGCTTGGTTTACTTTTTCAATATAACCACCACCGGTAACACTATTGTTCTTTTCCAAGGCGGTGAACACTTCTTTTGCGGTAATGTTGAAGGCGTTCAATTTTTGGGTCTGAATAGCTACCTCGTATTGTTTTAGGTGACCGCCCCATGTATTTACTTCTACTACACCTGGAATGCCCGAAAGCTGACGTTTTACGATCCAATCTTGGATGGTCCTAAGTTCCGTTGAGGTATATTGGTCTTTGTACTTTGGCTTTACATCCAAAATGTATTGATAGATTTCGCCCAAGCCAGTGGTAATCGGCCCCATTTCTGGGGAGCCAAACCCTTCGGGTATGCGGCTGGATGCAGACTTGATTTTTTCGGCAATGAGTTGTCTGGGCAAATAGGTGCCCATATCGTCTTCGAATACGATGGTTACAACCGACAATCCAAACTTGGACACCGAACGGATTTCCTTAACGCCAGGAAGGTTTGCCATTTCCAGCTCTATGGGGTAAGTGACAAACTTTTCCATATCCTGAGTGGAGAGACTGTTTGATGTGGTTAATACCTGTACTTGATTGTTGGTTACATCGGGTACCGCTCCGATGGGTATTTGTGACAGGGAGTATAACCCCACAAGGGCTATAGCTGCTGTAAATAGAAGAACAATGAACTTGTTCTTTATACTAAAGTTGATAATTTTTGAAAACATGATTCATAGAAATAATAGCATTATTAAAGTGGAATAAGGCTTGCGAAAAGTGTTCAGCAAAACTGAAATACTATGAATTATGCGTGTTTGGGCGGCTGGAAAAGATTGTCTCCCCAAATGTGGGAGTAAGACATTTGATAGTGAAAATTGCTTTTGGTGGTCACAGGAATTTCGGAGCGAGAATAGATAAAGTTGTCGGCTCCGAGAACAAAAACCAGGGACTGTGCACATTGCGATTGATGCTGAAAGGGTAGTTTTTCGTGCTCTTTCTGTTCCTCTTGGTGTTTTTCGCTGTGCGACGCTTTGAGTTCCCCGTAGTGTTTGGAAACAAAAACCATAAAGTTATCACCATATTCCTCGTTGTGGAATTGGTAATGCTCTACAAGTTGTCCAAGTTCTACCAAATCCTTAAAATGGATGTTGGCCCCTTGAAGCAAAATGAGCAGGGATATCCCTATGGTTACAATTTTATTCATCCTAACAACGTAAAATTACGAAGAATGCGCTGTAGAATATATAGCTCACCACTAATTTAGAATGAGTCTGATTCTTGAAAACCATGAGGCCCTATTGGGCCTCGATGGTTGAAATTCCGTTGTCTTCTAAAATAGCGTTCACCTTTGGAAGCTCTTTTTCCAATACGGTGTTCAGCTTGGCCATGTGGCCGTCCAACTCTGCTGTAAGCTCATCAAACACCACATAGGCAGCATCAGTTGGTCTGGCATCCCCGTTTTCAATACTTCTTTGGAGCGCATTGAATCTATTGTTCAATTTTATGGGGAAGTTCAATGGGTCTTGTCCCGATTGGTTCTTGGTTTGATAAAGGTCTTCCTCAATCTCTGTGAGGGTTCCCATAAATTCCTCTGAAAGCTTCTTGAATTTTCTACTGGAAACACCTTTGCCCAAACTATCCATTTGCTTACGGATGCTTCTGATTTGAATCACAGCTTCGTTGGAAATAGTAGCTTTGTCGGTTATTTTGGAAGCCAATTCAAACTGTTTTTGAAGGTCTTCCGCAGAGATTCCTTTCAAGTTCGGATCCATTTCAATTTTAAATGGATAGCTTTTAATGACTTCGTCGCCCACTTTCATTTGCACAGTATAGGTGCCAAGAGGTGCTTTAGGACCGGTAGTGGCCGATGCTCCCCAAATAATGATGCCATCAAAAGTGGTGGGCCCGGGATATCTGAGGTTCCAAGTAAAGGTATTGATGCCTTTGGCCGTAGTGGGTTTGGTACTGTTCCCTCGACTCCACCAAGATGCGTTGTCGTCCTTTTCATATTCTGGTTGGTTGCCACCAAAAGATTCGATAAGGTTGTTGTTCGCATCAAAAATTGAAAAAGTGACCGTATCCACCTGCTCTTCCAAATAGTATTGGAAATTGGCTTTGTAAATGCCTCTTATGGCATCTGTGGGCTTAAAAAGTACGTTTTTCTCATTTTTAAGGTCTTCGGAATATTCCCGAAAAGGTTGGATGTCGTCTAAAATCCAGAATCCTCTTCCGTGAGAGCCCAAAACCACATCGTTGTCCTTGATTACCAAATCCCTGATCGGGGTATCGGGCAAATTTAATTGGAGCGATTGCCATTCAGCACCATCGTTGATGGAGAAATAAACACCGTGTTCGGTAGCGAGAAACAATAGACCTTCTCTTTTATGGTCTTCGCGAATCGCCCTTGCAAAGTGTCCGTCCTCTATTCCTGTAATTATTTTGGTCCAAGTTTTCCCATAATCGTGTGTTTTGAAAACATAGGGTGCCCTGTCATCCACTTGGTATCTGTTGGCCGCCACATATAAAGTTCCAGGATTGTGAATGGATTCTTCGATGATGCTTACCCTTGAATATTTTGGCAGTTCTTCAGGTGTAATATCTTCCCAGTTTTCACCGCCGTCTCTTGTGATGTGTATTTTTCCATCATCCGATCCTGCCCAAATGGTATTGATGTCGTGATTGGATGGTGCCAAAGCGAACACCGTGGCATAAATCTCCGGTCCGTTCATGTCCATGGTAATCACTCCACCGGTTTTCCCCAAGGTTTCTGGGTCGGCATAGGTAAGGTCTGGACTTATCTTTTCCCAAGTTTGTCCGTCGTTGGTGGTTTTCCAAACGTGTTGTGAACAGGTGTACATTACGTTGGGATCTTTGGGAGCGAACATAATGGGGAATGTCCATTGCCAGCGCTCAGGAAGCGCACTTGCAGGTTCTCCAGAGAAAAATCTGGGGTACACTTGAATGTCCCTGACCTGACCGTTGCTTCGATCGTAACGTGTTAAAAGAGCTCCTTGGCTTCCAGCATAAAAAATATCGGGGTTGGTAGGGCTTTGCGTGATCCAACCACTTTCGCCACCACCAACGGCGTAGTACCATTCGGAACTTGGACCTCTCGCTTGCATAAAGTCCCATCCATCGCTGGGCATGGCCAAGGTAGAATTGTCCTGCTGGGCACCTGCCACATGGTAAGGAATGTCACTAGTGGCCATTACATGATAAAATTGCGATGTAGGATAATCCTGCTCGGTCCATGTTTTACCTCCATTAATGCTCACCACACCTCCACCGTCGTTAGCGTTGATCATCCTGTTGGGATTGTTTGGGTCTATCCAAAGATCGTGGTTGTCACTATGGGGGGTGATTATTCTTTCGTCAAATGTTTTACCTCCATCGGTGGATTTAAAGAAACCGACATTCAAACCATAAACTACATCTTTGTCCTTGGGATCTGCGACCAATCGGGAGTAGTAAAATGCTCGTTGTCTCAATTTACGTTCGTTATTGGCCAATTCCCAAGTCTTGCCTGCATCATCAGAACGAAAAACACCCCCTTCGTTGGCCTCTACAACGGCCCAAACTCGGTTGGAGTCCACTGGGGATACGGTTACGCCTATTTTACCAATGGGGCCTTTAGGCATTCCGTGGTTTTCGGTAAGGTCAGTCCATGTTTCTCCTCCATCTGTCGATTTCCATAGCTTACAATCGGGTCCGCCTCCCCACATTTTCCATGCTTTACGGTACACTTGCCACGTACTGGCGTATAATACGTTGGGATTGTTTCGGTCTATGGTCAGGTCGGCAGCACCGGCCTTGTCGCTTACATAAAGGACTTTTTTCCAAGTTTTGCCCCCGTCCACAGATTTAAAAACACCGCGTTCTTCGTTTGCACCATAAGGGTGTCCCAGTGCGGCAACGTAAACAATATTTTCATTGGTGGGGTCAACACGAACTCTGGAAATGGCTTGGGTCTCTTCCAGACCAAGGTGTGTCCAGGTTTTACCACCATCCGTGGTTTTGTATACCCCATCACCTTGGGTAATACTACCACGAAGTTGGGTCTCGCCCATCCCGATATAGACTACATCTGGGTTGGTTTCGGCTATGGCCACAGCTCCCACGGAAGAGCTTGTTATTTGGCCATCGGTGACACATTCCCAAGTGTTTCCGCCGTCTATCGTCTTCCATAAACCTCCTCCGGTGGCACCGAAATAGTATTCGTTGGGTCTGGATGGACTTCCAGAAGCACCTAAGGATCGTCCCCCTCGGTTGGGACCAATGTTCCTCCATTCGAAACCACTGTAAAAACTTGTGTCAACGGTAACGGGGGATACATTTTGTGCGTAAATACATAGTGTTGAAAGAAATATGGAAAGCAGTGTCCATATCTTTGTTGAGATTGTTGGTATTCTCATAATGTCAAGGTTGGTTGTGGGTAGTTAGAATAAAGTTACAATTTACTCAAACTTTTTGAATTGGATAAGTATTCCAATCATAGTTCTGGATCGTCGTAATTGATTCCGGGTGGATTAAAGAGTCCCCAACGATCCAGTGAATAGTTCCAAGGGTCGAAAGTTTGCACCCATTCTGCGAACAAAATCCTGAATTCTTCAATTTCTTTTCGCAACAACTCAAGATATTCGGTATGCTTGAAACCCCACATTTCCAATCCTGAGCAACCCGTCTGGACCTCTCGGGCTGCTTTTCTGATGATAGTGGCGTTTTCCATACGGATTGCATAAAGATCGCCACCTTCGGCACCTGCTATTTTTGGACATATAAGCATGGCATCGTTACGCAGTTGTTCAGCGTGGTGACGCAACAGGCCCAGTTCCGTTTCTTCGAGAGATGCATACTCCTCTTCATCATTTACCAAGGAAGCGATTTTATCGGCCAGATCAAAAATGAGCCACCCTTTTTTGTAAATGGGCATCTTTTCAAATTCCTCTCGGCGTTTGCCAGGTTCATCGTTGTCTTCGAACATGGTTTTTTAGTGGTTTAGTTGTTGTAAAATCACTCCATAATCGTGTTGTAAGTCTTCGTGAAGCAATGGAATTTTTTTATTGATATACTCCAACTGCCTGTTGTATAGGTTTTTAAGGGTCGTATTCCTATTGATGGATGGCCGGAAAGATTTCAGCTTCTCACAGAAGTACAGCAACAGTTCCACCTCGGTGGCTTTATTTCCCGAATAGCGAATATACTTTTTGATGGTCCGTAGTATTTTTCGAACGCTTTTTTTGATGTAGAAATAACTGTTGATGTTGATATCTGAGAACATCACATCAACCTCTTCTTTTACGGTTTCGATATACCCTTCCTCACTGTCCGACTCAAAAAGAAGATAGGTGAGGAGCTCCTTGTTCTCTTTTTTGAATCTTGCCAATCGCAAACAAAGTTGCATGGTCTCTTCCTGGGATTTAAACTTCAGTTCTTTTTTGAGTTGTGCAACCGTAGCAGCTTTCATAATCAACTATCTTAAATAAGAAGCTCCGTTCACGTCGATAATGGTTCCTGAAGAATAGGCCGCTTCGGAAGACGCCAAGAACAATATGGCATGGGCTACCTCTTCGGGTTGTGCCATTCGTTTAAAGGGCGATTCGCGCAGCAGATTTTCCCGCTCAGCGGGGGTCAGGGTTTCTTTGGCCATTTCGGTTTCGGTGAATCCTGGGGCGACAACCCCTACATAAATGTGGTGTGGCGCCAATTTTTTGGCAAGGGATTGACTCATGGAATTCAATGCAGCTTTGCTGGCCCCGTAAGCTGGTTTGGTGGGCTCCCCCCGGAAGGCACCGCGAGAAGATACGCTTACGATATGTCCGCCTCCTGTTTTCATCATGGCTTTTGCACTCCAATAACACAAATTGGCCACAGCAAAAAGATTGGTCTCAAAAGTTTTTTTCCAAGCGTTAGTCCAATGATCAAAATCAACTTGGTCTATTTCGTGGAAAATGGAAATGCCAGCATTGTTCACCAATACATCGAGTTGACCAAATTCTTTTACGAAATCATTGATCAAGGCTTTGGTTTCTATCTTTTGGGAAATATCCCTTTTAAAAAGTTGATGTCCGTCCCCGGGCAATGCTGCCAAGGTTTTTTGGGCATCTTCGTCATTGCTTCTGTAATTGATGCCCACTTTGGCCCCTTTTTTGGCGAAGGCCATGGCCGTTGCTTTTCCGATGCCCCTTGAGGCACCTGTAATCAATACGTTTTTTCCTGTAAAATCCATAAACAATACTTAATACTTCAAATATACTAGGATCGTAGCTTCTTGACCCTTAAAAAGAATTGAACTACCTTTAAATCTTATCAAATAGCACCTGACTGTAAGAAGATGAGCAAAAGAAAAAAACATTGGTTGTGGAACGTTTTGATAGTGCTTACCATAATACTTTGTATTCTATCCTTTGTGGAACACTATAAAAACTGGCACAAGATTGAAGAGGGCAACCTAAAAATCTTCTCTGGTATTTATTATCAAAAAATACCCTTGACCGAATTGGACAGTGTATTGTTGGTGGACAAGTTGCCCGAAATGGAACGCTCCAGCGGGTTTTCCTGGATGGAAAAGGAAAAAGGAATCTTTAATGATTCCATTACCAATACAAAAGTGTACGTTTTTGTGGATGACCTGTATCAACAAAAGATAAAGGTGGTGCACCACGATTCCCTTAAAATGTACCTGAATCTTAAGGACAGTCTGGAAACCCAAAAATTATATGCTATTTTGCAGCGTAATTTGTTGGGTGAAACCGAGTAGCCCGAATAATTTACTAAATAGTCCTGGATTACCATGAGAATACTCCTTATTGCCCTATTTCTAGCGCCTTGGACCATATTTTCACAAAATAACATTTCGGTTCATGTGCACAATGTGCCATCCAACAAAGGACATATTAACGTAGCCGTTTATAATTCGGACGCTACATTTTTGTCTTTTGACGGAGTGTTTAAAGCTGGGACAGAAGTTGCTCACGAAGGTATTGTGCAATTGCTGATCGAAGATTTACCTCCCGGGGAATATGCTCTGGCGGTTTTCCACGATGAGAACGGAAATGGTGAATTGGACACGAATTGGTTGGGCGTGCCTAAAGAAAAAGTGGCTTTTTCCAAAGGAAAAATGAAAACCTTTGGGCCGCCGAAATATAATGAGTGTGCATTCCGAATCCATTCGGATTACGAAATCAACGTTGAACTTTAAAAGTTAAAAGATGGGAACAATTTTTATGGCCCAGCTCATGGGAGCCTTGTACGGATTATTGGCTGTAATATTTGGTGCTTTTGGCGCCCATGCCCTAAAAAGGAAATTGACCCCCGAACTACTGCAAAGTTTTGAGACAGGGGTCAAATATCAGATGTACCACGCAATTGTGCTATTGGTTTTGGCCTTTAACCTCAATTTTGATAGACCGCTGGATTCGGCAATTGTAAACTGCTTCATTTTTGGCACATTGTTATTTTCTTTTAGTATTTATGCCCTTTGTTGGGGTGCTGCCAAAGGCAACAAACCCCGTTTTTTGGGACCCGTCACTCCAATTGGTGGCTTGCTTCTGGTTATGGGATGGGCCTTGTTGCTCTATTCTTTTGTTTCCAATCTAATCTAGAGACGCAGGTACATATTACCGTTTATTGTGTTGAGCTTTAATCGATGGGTTGCATTGTCAAATCTGCCCTCCACTTTTTGGCCAACATAACGATCTATGACCTTAAGGTCAAGCTTTTCATCGGCATAGATGTTGCCGTGTATGGTCTCGGCAATCAGGCGTGAATTCTTCATCACCAAATCGATTTCGCCGTTGATGGTCTGTAGGTCCATGTCACCGTCATATTTTTTGATGTCGATGTCACCATTGATCAAATCTGCGGTAAAATCCCCTTCAATAACTTCGGACCTTAGGTCGCCGTTTATGCTGCTAACCTTGAAGCTTGCATTTTTGGGGACATAGAGTACATAATTGAACTCGTAGGTATCTTCTTCCATGTACCCTCTGTGTTTTGAGTTGGGATTGTTTCTGTCCCACTCTTTCTGAA
It encodes the following:
- a CDS encoding CusA/CzcA family heavy metal efflux RND transporter, whose translation is MFSKIINFSIKNKFIVLLFTAAIALVGLYSLSQIPIGAVPDVTNNQVQVLTTSNSLSTQDMEKFVTYPIELEMANLPGVKEIRSVSKFGLSVVTIVFEDDMGTYLPRQLIAEKIKSASSRIPEGFGSPEMGPITTGLGEIYQYILDVKPKYKDQYTSTELRTIQDWIVKRQLSGIPGVVEVNTWGGHLKQYEVAIQTQKLNAFNITAKEVFTALEKNNSVTGGGYIEKVNQAYFIRGEGLVSSLKDIENIVVTTRNSIPIYIKDVAKVGFGSAPRFGAITGNGEGEKVLGQIMMLKDADSKRVIEAVKERVAAISKSLPEGVYINPFLDRSELIGRTTFTVTENLVLGCLIVIFVVVLLLGNWRSGLVVASVIPLCLLFALTLMNVFGVDANLLSLGAIDFGIIIDGAVIIVEYIAYQITQRQGELTQLSKNETQTIKDKITLEGASKMMNSAVFGQLIILIVFIPILSLSGVEGKMFKPMALTFSFALLGAILLCFTYVPVASAMFLKPSKESAKSISTRLVNWINKQYEPVIEWALKSKKLVLSAAAALLVGAILLFSSMGGEFVPTLDEGDFVIQPVLKTGTTLSKTVETTTKIEQILIDQFPEVKQVVSRIGAAEVPTDPMSMEESDVIISLKPKDEWVSAETKDELADKFKEALAVIPGMELEFTQPIEMRFNELITGVRADIAIKIFGENLETLNKKANEIKDLIQNVEGASDIVVEKVEGLPQMNVSFDRAKIARHGLNIADLNEMISMGFAGKVVGSVFEGERQFDLAVRLDSENRKDISNLKNLYVDIPNGGKIPMSELAEITYQKGAAKISRDDTKRRIVVGINVRNRDLQSVVDDVQLLVNENITLPPGYTITYGGQFENLQNAKARLMIAVPIALLLIFIMLYFAFGSVKEALLIFSAIPLSAVGGVLLLWLRDMPFSISAGVGFIALFGIAVLNGIVLIEHFKELKGSDFNSMEDLIKQGTKDRLRAVLLTASAAALGFLPMAVSTNAGAEVQRPLATVVIGGLVTATILTLVVLPVLYAYSHNIKFRGMRKRRKERKMMKKNTLTVILLLISVSGFSQTKLDLEDLMALCLENNKGIQAESLMVDQAKTLKGTAFMFDKTDIYYQYDENNLALNGAPLKVFGAQQQFEFPTVYGAKSRLQKSNYELQKSSFEIKKKQLFQSLSIAYYEYQTLQQKAELYSTLDSIYGKFSSAADRRFELGETNYLEKVTAQAKQRQIMNTYSKIKQQLLTTYNQIVSLVQSEDTLNIAVEKPEKLSVLNAVGMLETEASFLDNRQELSNAQKSLEENRLLPDLNLEYFQGTNSGLGTSLYGIQLGVRVPIFFFGHSSKLKSSKIQTKITEMENTEITVAMNQRYKTLLGQLKQQTKELSYYEDEGGHLSDQILKAATGNFQNGEIDFFQYILSLENAYDIQLNYLDVLNQYNQTVIAINYLTITF
- a CDS encoding VPS10 domain-containing protein, with product MRIPTISTKIWTLLSIFLSTLCIYAQNVSPVTVDTSFYSGFEWRNIGPNRGGRSLGASGSPSRPNEYYFGATGGGLWKTIDGGNTWECVTDGQITSSSVGAVAIAETNPDVVYIGMGETQLRGSITQGDGVYKTTDGGKTWTHLGLEETQAISRVRVDPTNENIVYVAALGHPYGANEERGVFKSVDGGKTWKKVLYVSDKAGAADLTIDRNNPNVLYASTWQVYRKAWKMWGGGPDCKLWKSTDGGETWTDLTENHGMPKGPIGKIGVTVSPVDSNRVWAVVEANEGGVFRSDDAGKTWELANNERKLRQRAFYYSRLVADPKDKDVVYGLNVGFFKSTDGGKTFDERIITPHSDNHDLWIDPNNPNRMINANDGGGVVSINGGKTWTEQDYPTSQFYHVMATSDIPYHVAGAQQDNSTLAMPSDGWDFMQARGPSSEWYYAVGGGESGWITQSPTNPDIFYAGSQGALLTRYDRSNGQVRDIQVYPRFFSGEPASALPERWQWTFPIMFAPKDPNVMYTCSQHVWKTTNDGQTWEKISPDLTYADPETLGKTGGVITMDMNGPEIYATVFALAPSNHDINTIWAGSDDGKIHITRDGGENWEDITPEELPKYSRVSIIEESIHNPGTLYVAANRYQVDDRAPYVFKTHDYGKTWTKIITGIEDGHFARAIREDHKREGLLFLATEHGVYFSINDGAEWQSLQLNLPDTPIRDLVIKDNDVVLGSHGRGFWILDDIQPFREYSEDLKNEKNVLFKPTDAIRGIYKANFQYYLEEQVDTVTFSIFDANNNLIESFGGNQPEYEKDDNASWWSRGNSTKPTTAKGINTFTWNLRYPGPTTFDGIIIWGASATTGPKAPLGTYTVQMKVGDEVIKSYPFKIEMDPNLKGISAEDLQKQFELASKITDKATISNEAVIQIRSIRKQMDSLGKGVSSRKFKKLSEEFMGTLTEIEEDLYQTKNQSGQDPLNFPIKLNNRFNALQRSIENGDARPTDAAYVVFDELTAELDGHMAKLNTVLEKELPKVNAILEDNGISTIEAQ
- a CDS encoding SDR family NAD(P)-dependent oxidoreductase; translation: MDFTGKNVLITGASRGIGKATAMAFAKKGAKVGINYRSNDEDAQKTLAALPGDGHQLFKRDISQKIETKALINDFVKEFGQLDVLVNNAGISIFHEIDQVDFDHWTNAWKKTFETNLFAVANLCYWSAKAMMKTGGGHIVSVSSRGAFRGEPTKPAYGASKAALNSMSQSLAKKLAPHHIYVGVVAPGFTETEMAKETLTPAERENLLRESPFKRMAQPEEVAHAILFLASSEAAYSSGTIIDVNGASYLR
- a CDS encoding DUF2141 domain-containing protein — translated: MRILLIALFLAPWTIFSQNNISVHVHNVPSNKGHINVAVYNSDATFLSFDGVFKAGTEVAHEGIVQLLIEDLPPGEYALAVFHDENGNGELDTNWLGVPKEKVAFSKGKMKTFGPPKYNECAFRIHSDYEINVEL
- a CDS encoding DUF423 domain-containing protein: MGTIFMAQLMGALYGLLAVIFGAFGAHALKRKLTPELLQSFETGVKYQMYHAIVLLVLAFNLNFDRPLDSAIVNCFIFGTLLFSFSIYALCWGAAKGNKPRFLGPVTPIGGLLLVMGWALLLYSFVSNLI